The region tttttttttttaaacaaaaaaaacaaaaaggacttAAGCAGATTTCTAATAGCTTGGATACTGAATGTTTGCAAGAGAATTATACACGTGTTTTGAATGACCGGCAAAGTGCaatggttctttttttaaaaaatataatatagattatctaatatatatatatagtatataaatatatatgaagatataaaaaataaaaataaaaaattctaaatgATCTCAACTGCTCACATTTTTGTTCTCTACATtcaaaaaaacactgttaaactGCAACTGTGATCGATTCCTTTTCTACACCATCTCATTTTAGTCCTGTTTCTACCCTGaaaaaagcagtgttttaaaatatcccTACATGAATAAGGAAGATGGGTAGCTTAAACAATCAATAAGATTAAAAAACTATAGATGCATGTATTTTGTACATATCAGCAGCATTACAATTCCAAAAAAAGCACTTCCAACTCCAAAGGGATCCTCTTAATAAATAAGGCACCAGTTCTATTTATTTGCCACCTGCTTCCAGAGTTGCTTCAAGTGTACTCTGTCTTCCTGATGTAGTTGGAAGGTACataccctctcctcccctccaccTCTCCCAGCCACCACTCCTTATTCCCGTTCATGTCATGAAATTCAATGATCTTCACACGCTGGTGAGCACGAATAGACAGCTCGTTTGCACAGCGTGCATCAAAGGAGTAGATGGCGTAGTAAATCTGTAGAGCAAGAAGAAAGTAGACGTTTAGTTACTCTGCAAGGACAAAACCCAAGCTATAGTAAAACACAGAACATTTTCAGTAACGTGACTGGGAACCCCTTTCATTCAGCAGCAAATTGGAGTAGGCATTGTTTTGTCACAATATGTGCTTATATTACAAAGCAGACTTTAGTTTCTCATTTACATCCACTTTGCTGTCTCTAAGGGAGCATGCTCAGTGATTCACAGTGAAGAACATTGTAGAGTGTGTGCTGGAAGGGCATTGCCAGTTCTCAGTGCCAGTGAATCCTGCTTCGGTCAGTGAGGGAAGCCTGGCAGTTAAATTATACCATGTCTGCTACTGAAACAAAGGGTTCAGTTTTTAGCACTCTCCATGCGCTATGAGAGAGATAACAAACGTCCACAGCAAAACAGACATTCAAAAGTGACACCGAATCCAAATACTGTTTTGTTGCTACTGCAGGTATTGTACTGCGATAAGCACTGAAGACAGCACTGGACACAACAGATGATTCAAAGCACACTTTCAAATATCTTCTTCAGTCAGCCTTGCCTGTCTGCACCCAACAACAATAATTGGATTGCATTAACCCTCTAGAACTAATTTCACAAATGATTCTAATCGCTTTAGGTCCTCATAGCCAAGTgctttgaattaaaacaaataaatgacctgATTTCCGTCTGTATCACTCCCCTTTTCCGGAGGAGTCGTGTCTGAAGGAAAGGACACAGTTCTCAGCCCAGTGTCTCCATTTCTCCTCATCACAGAGCCAAAGGCCACATCCGATTGACTGAACATTTCCATCTGACTGCTTCTCGGTGCAAAGTCAGTCCGGGTACTCTTCAGCGAGGAGCAGGAGTCTGTTTCGGAAGCAGAGTCCGACAGGTCCTTGTGATTACTCTGGGTCCACAGCGGCAGTGTGGTCTCTCTATTATTGCAGCGCTTGGAAGAACAGCCCTCGGGTGGATTTGACCGGGATGAAGTGCCGGAGTCCTGGCAGGGTTTCTGGGACTGCAGGGTGGAGAACGTTACAGACGTAGCGTCGGAGCTGAAAGTTAATGTGCTGTTGCTATTCTGCCGTGAGAAGACTGGAGAGGAACCCCCGTATCCAGATTCATTGGAGGAGTGGCTTCCTATCGAAACATCGGACTGGCTTCTTCTGGGATTGTAAGGCTTAAGGAATGAGCTGTAGACAAATCCCTTCGTCACTGGAGTAATGAAAGGACATTATTAGTTTCAACGGCAAACATCAAATTAGTCATACTACCCCTGCTAAGTGAAAATGTACAATACCACGTACAATATCAATATGTAATTAGCCTGTTAGTTTTGTTGCAACAGAAAGTCATGATGCTGTGGTCATGCATGCactgtaaacaaatgtaattcaAATGTTCCAAATATTGTTCTCGACCCGGAATCGGGTTGGGCTCTGTACTGAAGCAGCACCTACCTCCATTGTCTATGAGCCAGCGGTTCTGACTGCCCATGGGATCCTGCTGCTTAATAACACCAACGATGTCCCCCTCTAACACAGACACATCGAGGTCCTGAGCTGCGTTGAAGTTCCGCTCAGCCTGGCAGAGCTGCTCCGGGGGGTACCGGGACAGCAGGGCTGCACGGTGCTCCTCTGTCTGCAGCACATAGTTAGGCTGCAGCAGGATAGAGAAGGAAAGCACTGCTAGAACTGGTCGAGTTCTTTCTCAATGGATACTCTCTGCGTGTGCAGCTAAACCCAGTTAGCATCAATGCCCTCTTATTGTGCATCAGTCCCATAACCTGACTGCAGATTCAACAGCTCATACCCCTCCATGGGAACACCTTCACTGTAATAtcacaaagcagttctgctgtcggaatgcactgtaatattacaaagcagttctgctgttggaatgcactgtaatatcacaaagcagttctgctgttgtaatgcactgtaatatcatgaagcagttctgctgtcagaatgcactgtaatatcatgaagcagttctgctgtcagaatgcactgtaatattacaaagcagttctgctgtcataatgcattgtaatatcatgaagcagttctgctgttggaatgcacagtaatattacaaagcagttctgctgtcataatgcactgtaatatcatgaagcagttctgctgtcagAATGCACAGTAATAtcacaaagcagttctgctgttgtaatgcattgtaatatcacaaagcagttctgctgtcagaatgcactgtaatatcatgaagcagttctgctgtcagaatgcactgtaatatcacaaagcagttctgctgtcagaatgcacagtaatattacaaagcagttctgctgtcataatgcactgtaatatcatgaagcagttctgctgtcagaatgcactgtaatatcatgaagcagttctgctgttggaatgcattgtaatatcatgaagcagttctgctgttggaatgcattgtaatatcatgaagcagttctgctgttggaatgcactgtaatatcacaaagcagttctgctgtcagaatgcactgtaatatcacaaagcagttctgctgttgtaatgcattgtaatatcatgaagcagttctgctgttggaatgcactgtaatatcacaaagcagttctgctgttgtaatgcattgtaatatcatgaagcagttctgctgttggaatgcattgtaatatcacaaagcagttctgctgtctgaatgcactgtaatatcacaaagcagttctgctgtcagaatgcactgtaatatcatgaagcagttctgctgtcataatgcactgtaatatcatgaagcagttctgctgttggaatgcacagtaatatcacaaagcagttctgctgtcataatgcactgtaatatcatgaagcagttctgctgtcagAATGCACTGTAATATTCATGACTTGGCAGTTCTGCTGTCAGAATGCACTGTAATATtacaaagcagttctgctgtcagAATGCACAGTAATAtcacaaagcagttctgctgttcataatgcactgtaatatcatgaagcagttctgctgttggaatgcactgtaatatcacaaagcagttctgctgtcgGAATGCAGAACTCACCGGCCCTAAAAGCTGTTTCCTGGAGGACTGAGGCTCCAAGTTGTTCCTTTCAAAACCTTTTTCCTCGCTGTGTGACCCCTGGCTCTCAGGGAAAAAGCTAAAACACTGCAACCTGTTGGAGCACTCGGCTGTGCTGCTGTTTGGAAAAGAGAAATGATTTTCCCATCTGTACTAATCACCCCGGAGAGCTGCAGTAAGAGAGAGACATATGAAGGATGATGTTGGGATGCAATTACAGTATAGAATACCTCTTCAAAACTTCCAATGTGCCTGTTTGACACCTGAATCTGTGTGATGTGCCTTTTTGTCAATAATCACATAAATCACTCTGCCCTGTTCAATTTTGTTTCCCATGTGCCTTTTCATTATACTTGGTTTTCACTGATTTTATTCAAACGCTGACAGAATCAGATGGTAACCAAAACCCAAACAAATCAAAAGAATCTGCCACCTACAATATACAAATTActtctctcttttttatttacatcTACCAAGCCGCTGAATAAACAATATACTCGCTTATTATTATGGCAAGACTTCAGTTCGCGATCAACCTGCAGCATTCCAATACCAGAGGCTTTTATGGCAACCAAGACACAATACTGCTGTTTTAAGGACATCATGTAACAAATGAATATGAGAATCACTTAATGATGAGTGGCACTGTTCAGAATTCCCACTCACCGTTTACAGTTCTTAACCACTAGGGATATCACTGCAAAGTGCGTGTCCCAAAAAATGCGTTTTTTTTAGCAtttccgctttttttttttttttttttttttaaatgtgatcccTCGCCTCACCTGCAGGAGCGGTTTGAGTTCCCCCAGGGTTACTCGGACAAACTCCTTGTGTGCCATTGCGAAGCTGCACACACAGCTGGTAAAGAGCTCCTGGGCACCGCAGTGGAACTTGGGAAGCTCATCCAGGAGCTGAGCGGTCAAGGCTTCGTAGTTGTTCCGCGTGGACTGGAGCTCCTCCACAGTCTTCTTGTCCTTCATCTTGTCCGCCCTCTCCTTGCAGTTGTTGTAATCCAGCAGCTTATCAAAGCGCTTTTGGATCAGCTTGTGAGGGCCTGCAAACATTGTCAGCAGCTGATTCAGGGGTGCGATGACCAGGCTCTCGGTCCTTTCTTTCTGTTGGGAGTTGAGGGGCACAGAGGAGACAAATtagattttctgtttcattttgtagaTCTCAACATTGTTCATCACTTGCAATTATGCTTCTTATAAGATTATAGTGCAACTCCAGAATAATTCAAGAAGTGGGAATGGATGTGTGTAATTACTATATTTGGATCTCTTGTGGCAGAGTGAACTatacaaaattattttgaattgaatgtgTTTGCTATTACTTACAAAACCGGTGAAACGTTGGTCACTGATACATCTGTGTGCCTTTTGGAAACTTTCCAGATCTGTCTGGGTCCTCTCCGAGTAAATGTCAGAGAAACTTATAGCGGACAAAACCTTCACGGACGCGGACTCctgaaatacacaaaaataaacaaaaaaacaatgtaggacatgcagtatttttttttttttacaagccttAAATATTCACATTCTATGTATGGATAACATTATATAATACCAGCCACCAAATACAAATctagttttaaaaagcaaaggaacatttttaaaaagtattttaacatGTCATAAAAGCCAGTAAGAATATGGGGTTCACAACACTTTCTTTACTGGCCCAACTCATCTATGCATGCATTTGCCCTTTTTCCACTTAATCTATACACACCTACCCTGATGTGCTGCAGATATAGAGAGAGATCTCTGATAAAGGACTTGATCAATCTCTCCTGCATCCGGAATCTCTTGTCCACCTCATCAAATACCTCATCTTTGATCtgtcaaggagaaaaaaaaaagcaagaaataaaACCTTTACTTGAAGctgaaaacatgcaaaacaaaatgcaaaacagttcaaacaaagtTCCGACTTGACTTTTAAAAGGGTTTTGTGTATTACCATGAAAATGGTTGCCATATGTTTGATAACAAGATATACAGAAAATTCAGCTGACTCTTTTTGCGCTCACTTTTTAAgctgagagaaagacagagatagagagagaggaatGGAGGGAGCTAGATGCAACACGTTGCTGTAGAGAGCTGTCATACCTGTGGTGAAAAGCCTGTCAGGTGCTTGAGGTGGCTGCTGACTCGGTTGGTCTTCTTCACGATGGAGTGCATGCTGAGCTTGGAGATCTTATCAATCAGAGTCGCCTCCTCCCCTTTTCTGTACTTCACAACTGTGCACACAACATGGAAACAAGCTGTCAGTACAACGCTGCAGTCAACTACATTGCTCCCCTCCAAGGTTTTAACAATGTCATCACATACAGGTGAAGCAGCGTCAGGTCCAAAACGAAAATGGAATTGATCCCAACCCTAACAAGTACATCCACATGATGTAGAACAGCACCTTGAAACAAGTGTCTGTACGTACCACAGGGGATAGCAAATTAGAACATATTCACTTGAGCTAGAGAGGTTCAATCTCTGTACCCCCTTAGCGGTGACGAGCCCCTACAGCCCTTTAGCACCAGCAATATGGAAGCGGTGGGATCCGTTTCTGAATTGCTGGTCTAGATGGAGTTGCGTGCGGCTTCATTAATCTCAGCTCAGTAACGTCCTGAACCTCGCCCCCCGGCTCGTACCCAGGTCTTTCCTGCGCTTGTACTCGTTGATGTTGACGTTGATCTCCTTGACGCAGGCCACGGCCTCGGCGAGCAGCCTCTTGTCTGGGTGCGACTCTGCCGTGGTGCTCAGGAGCTCCATCAGCAGCAGCGGGTAGCGCATCACTCTCTGCACCGGCTTGATCACGAACGAACCCAGGTTGATGTAGTTCGTCTTACCCCTGTTTGCAAAGAAGAGAAATGGTGGGTTTATGCAGGCAAATAGCatgaatcttaaaaaaaacaacaaacacttcaAATCAATGGCATTGCCAGCCAGCAGACGCATGCAGCTTTCTTTGAATAGAGCAGGCTATAGTAATCAAGGGATCTTTAATAACCTGCATGGAAACAGTGCAGATTTCAAACTTTTGAACTTATTCTGTAACTACTGcgttattccttgttactttccattaacatttaagtcagattgactgtattttcaattaaaaacatgtaaacaatggaaaattattacatattttcaagggtaacaaaacgcAATATAAATAGACATGATATGCAATTAGATTTTCAATTGACATTTGGTTAATATTTAGCTAGAAACCAGCTGTTGCATATTTATCAAATATTAaatgtaacattaatttaatatgcaattacatatctatttaatattaatttatgccatgcaatataaagcgttaccaatttatttttaatttacacttaacaaaatttaaagattttaaaaacaaaaagtataaacATTCTACGtatagggtttaaaaaaaaaaaaaataccagatgGATTTTTCATAACATGTGACACAGTtaataaaaatcaaatataaCTGCAGAATGCATAAACTGGGTAAAACAAGAGACATGTTAGTGCAATTCAGTCACTTTCCACTAGGTGGCTGAAATAAATAAGCATCGTTTTGCaaggtatatttattttattttacagaaacctGTTTTCTGTGGTTCAGTGACAACTATTTTGGACATGTTTCGCTATGATAACAACAAATCACAAACTGGCATCAGAAAGCCACACACAATGAAGAGTTCTCAAATCAATGAAGGTTATATATTAATGTCCTGTACACACAATCCATTTTAAAGAGTTAATGAGACAACATGCAGTCAGAAGCTGTGCATGCAGAGGCCAGCAGGGGGAGACTTACCACTCACGATACACTGCCCTGCGTAGATAAGGTAATCATCGTGTATAGAAAAGGAAAGAAACGGAAAGGGTTAACAAAACAACAGAGGAGcacctcacccccccccccccagctgcaGAGTTGCCTTgaactcaaacaaaaacaaaccactttTTAAATCACGCTTAGTTTCCCAAGTTTTCAGGTTCAGTTATATGGGAACTTTTCAGGTCTTTGAGGGATCAACACAGATAGACGTTTGAAGAGCTTGCTGGGAAAATTGTAAATTTGAGCATTTATATTTTCTGAATTACCAAATCGCAActgtaaaactaacaagaaacaagaAACATCTTAACACTTGGGGGCACGACTCGCCCGCCCTAACTACAGGTGTTGGGTTGTTTGTTCCcgtctttaataaataaataaataaaataaataaaatgagcaaaTGATCATTT is a window of Polyodon spathula isolate WHYD16114869_AA unplaced genomic scaffold, ASM1765450v1 scaffolds_69, whole genome shotgun sequence DNA encoding:
- the LOC121307999 gene encoding LOW QUALITY PROTEIN: dynamin-binding protein-like (The sequence of the model RefSeq protein was modified relative to this genomic sequence to represent the inferred CDS: deleted 2 bases in 2 codons) — protein: MKASVSRMYSWEDERYPHEERRYQDRGKSSWEYEDYERTDTRYRDYRTYKNYNHPEQNYRDDDRSGKHYMECDRPEQQYRAYDRPEQQYRTYERPEKQYRTYDRPEQQYRTYGRPEKQYRTYDRPEQQYRGYDRPEQQYRAFDRPEQQYRGYERSEKYYREYDWPEKRYVEQKAYQLSDDHERPERYCKSTGIVEQECNDYERSGKRYKEWSGDLECKQQSVQADRLSRENGVEQGRYNSIDRAEKSCQHLKPLDCKYDDLDGEKRTTDIGSWGRNNRYRRTAPSTLRHSEFALNRNKQKEMTLLTADPASLESTPVTAPSASPEQRMMEKRSKVIEELLQTEKDYIKDMQMCVQEIIHPLQRKQVQNIDFDGLFGNVQMVIDLSTRLLKDLQDTESIGRVFVEYKTELEEVYKIYCQNHDDAIALLEAYEKDESIQNHILECLEKLRAVYREWGKTNYINLGSFVIKPVQRVMRYPLLLMELLSTTAESHPDKRLLAEAVACVKEINVNINEYKRRKDLVVKYRKGEEATLIDKISKLSMHSIVKKTNRVSSHLKHLTGFSPQIKDEVFDEVDKRFRMQERLIKSFIRDLSLYLQHIRESASVKVLSAISFSDIYSERTQTDLESFQKAHRCISDQRFTGFKERTESLVIAPLNQLLTMFAGPHKLIQKRFDKLLDYNNCKERADKMKDKKTVEELQSTRNNYEALTAQLLDELPKFHCGAQELFTSCVCSFAMAHKEFVRVTLGELKPLLQLSGVISTDGKIISLFQQQHSRVLQQLQCFSFFPESQGSHSEEKGFERNNLEPQSSRKQLLGPPNYVLQTEEHRAALLSRYPPEQLCQAERNFNAAQDLDVSVLEGDIVGVIKQQDPMGSQNRWLIDNGVTKGFVYSSFLKPYNPRRSQSDVSIGSHSSNESGYGGSSPVFSRQNSNSTLTFSSDATSVTFSTLQSQKPCQDSGTSSRSNPPEGCSSKRCNNRETTLPLWTQSNHKDLSDSASETDSCSSLKSTRTDFAPRSSQMEMFSQSDVAFGSVMRRNGDTGLRTVSFPSDTTPPEKGSDTDGNQIYYAIYSFDARCANELSIRAHQRVKIIEFHDMNGNKEWWLGEVEGRRGYVPSNYIRKTEYT